Proteins from a genomic interval of Salinivibrio kushneri:
- the ycfP gene encoding alpha/beta hydrolase YcfP: MIIYLHGFDATSPGNHEKVLQLQFVDDDVRTINYSTMHPKHDMQHLLKQVQTQIDASSDPDPLICGVGLGAYWSERIGFLCGIKQVIINPNLHPYENMQGKIDRPEEYEDIATKCVTDFRQRNQQRALVILSREDEVLDSQRSYHLLSPFYPVRWDEKQSHKFKNLSAHLQAIAQFKQSA; encoded by the coding sequence ATGATCATATATCTTCACGGTTTCGATGCCACCAGCCCCGGCAACCATGAAAAAGTGCTGCAGCTTCAATTTGTCGATGATGATGTGCGCACCATCAACTACAGCACCATGCACCCCAAGCACGATATGCAACATCTGTTGAAACAGGTTCAGACTCAAATTGACGCCAGTAGCGATCCAGACCCTTTGATCTGCGGTGTCGGCTTGGGGGCTTATTGGTCTGAGCGCATTGGCTTTCTGTGTGGTATCAAGCAGGTGATCATTAACCCCAACCTCCATCCTTATGAAAATATGCAGGGCAAAATCGACCGCCCAGAAGAGTATGAAGACATCGCCACTAAATGCGTGACTGACTTTCGCCAACGTAATCAGCAGCGTGCATTAGTTATCTTGTCGCGAGAAGATGAAGTGTTAGATAGCCAACGTAGCTACCATTTGCTCTCTCCGTTTTATCCCGTACGCTGGGATGAAAAACAAAGCCACAAATTTAAAAATCTCTCCGCCCACCTACAAGCCATTGCCCAGTTTAAACAATCGGCCTAA
- a CDS encoding DEAD/DEAH box helicase — protein MSFSSLGLSAPLLKAVQEQGYTTPSPIQEKAIPAVIEGQDVMAAAQTGTGKTAGFTLPILERLQAGKRARPNHVRTLILTPTRELAAQVHKNVEQYSQHTSLSSMVVFGGVKINPQMMKLRKGADVLVATPGRLLDLYQQNAVRFSQLEVLVLDEADRMLDMGFIRDIRKILGLLPAKRQNLLFSATFSADIRQLAKELVNNPVEISVSPANQTATGVEQCIYPVDKKKKPAMLLSLIADNNWQQVLVFSKTKHGANRLSRYLDEYGVSAAAIHGNKSQGARTKALEQFKTGDVRVLVATDIAARGIDIAQLPQVVNFDLPHVAEDYVHRIGRTGRAGAVGNAVSLVCADEAKDLFAIERLIKKVLPRHSLADFPVANPVPESKLDTRPIKPKKPKKNKPRQDGQRSGDNARGHKPVGKNRRHTHKPSGGKPNSSRSQSKTPS, from the coding sequence ATGAGTTTCTCCTCTTTAGGACTATCTGCACCCCTATTAAAAGCCGTACAAGAGCAAGGCTATACCACACCCTCACCGATTCAGGAAAAAGCGATTCCAGCGGTGATTGAAGGGCAAGACGTGATGGCGGCCGCGCAAACCGGCACGGGCAAAACCGCAGGCTTTACTTTGCCGATTTTAGAGCGTTTACAAGCAGGTAAACGCGCGCGTCCTAACCACGTGCGCACCCTGATTCTGACTCCAACGCGTGAGCTTGCCGCCCAAGTACATAAAAATGTTGAGCAGTACAGCCAGCATACATCGCTGAGCTCTATGGTGGTATTTGGCGGGGTGAAGATAAACCCGCAAATGATGAAGCTTCGCAAAGGGGCTGATGTGCTGGTGGCGACGCCGGGGCGTTTATTGGATTTGTATCAGCAAAATGCGGTGCGTTTTTCTCAGCTGGAAGTGCTGGTATTGGATGAAGCTGATCGCATGCTAGACATGGGGTTTATTCGTGATATCCGCAAGATCTTGGGATTGTTGCCAGCCAAGCGTCAAAACTTGCTGTTCTCTGCCACCTTCTCGGCTGACATCCGCCAGCTAGCGAAAGAGCTGGTGAATAATCCGGTTGAGATCTCGGTGAGCCCTGCGAACCAAACCGCGACAGGGGTGGAGCAGTGCATTTATCCGGTTGATAAAAAGAAAAAGCCCGCGATGCTGCTTTCTTTGATTGCTGACAATAACTGGCAACAGGTGTTGGTGTTTAGCAAAACCAAGCACGGTGCCAACCGCTTGTCACGTTATTTGGATGAGTACGGCGTCAGTGCCGCCGCCATTCATGGTAACAAGAGCCAAGGCGCGCGCACCAAAGCACTTGAACAATTCAAAACCGGTGACGTGCGAGTGTTGGTAGCAACCGATATCGCGGCGCGGGGTATTGATATTGCCCAACTGCCACAAGTGGTGAACTTCGATTTACCTCATGTGGCGGAAGATTATGTTCACCGTATTGGTCGTACCGGTCGTGCGGGGGCGGTGGGTAATGCGGTCTCTTTAGTTTGTGCGGATGAAGCCAAAGATTTGTTTGCCATTGAGCGCTTGATTAAAAAGGTCCTCCCGCGCCATAGCTTGGCGGACTTTCCGGTGGCGAACCCAGTGCCAGAGTCTAAGCTTGATACGCGCCCAATTAAGCCCAAGAAACCGAAAAAGAACAAACCGCGTCAGGATGGTCAACGCTCTGGTGACAATGCACGTGGTCACAAACCGGTGGGAAAAAACCGTCGCCATACCCACAAACCAAGTGGCGGTAAGCCCAACTCATCTCGTTCACAGAGTAAAACGCCATCATAA
- a CDS encoding phosphotransferase, whose amino-acid sequence MSDELPAFDAPINTALSRFYAKPTEIIHAEPLAAGLTNRCWRITDSQGGQSVWRPNSQAVRAFDIDRAREASAQSLAANHGLAPQPIASLAEGLLVPWVSGQPLDQRDDDPTAILIDLLVRIHQLPVELETASVDAQCQHYEQQLSAANVHRLADIKAWAIAQRPATEGDIPVVCHMDLGAYNVVMTPHRGAVVLDWEYARTADAHLDIALFCRANALQPDAVIETYCAQQQIKATEAVRRRVLAWLPFADYLALCWYEVGAKLYRLPAYKEAANQLFEQLAAQRRG is encoded by the coding sequence GTGAGTGATGAGTTACCGGCGTTTGACGCGCCAATTAACACGGCCCTGAGCCGCTTTTACGCCAAGCCGACAGAGATAATCCATGCTGAGCCACTGGCCGCCGGTTTGACCAATCGTTGTTGGCGCATCACTGATTCACAGGGTGGACAGAGTGTATGGCGTCCTAATAGCCAAGCCGTCAGAGCGTTTGACATCGATCGGGCGCGTGAAGCTAGCGCACAATCTTTGGCCGCCAATCATGGATTGGCACCTCAGCCGATTGCGTCGTTAGCAGAAGGCTTGCTGGTGCCCTGGGTGAGCGGTCAACCACTTGATCAGCGCGACGATGATCCAACAGCGATCTTAATTGACCTGTTGGTTCGTATACACCAGTTACCGGTTGAGCTTGAAACCGCATCGGTGGATGCACAGTGCCAGCATTACGAGCAGCAGCTATCAGCCGCGAACGTGCATCGTCTAGCAGATATTAAAGCCTGGGCAATCGCGCAGCGACCTGCCACGGAGGGCGATATTCCGGTGGTATGTCACATGGATCTGGGCGCTTACAACGTTGTGATGACGCCCCATCGTGGCGCTGTCGTGCTCGATTGGGAATATGCACGTACGGCCGATGCGCACCTTGATATTGCGCTTTTTTGTCGTGCCAATGCCCTACAGCCTGATGCGGTGATTGAAACCTACTGTGCGCAGCAACAGATAAAAGCGACGGAGGCGGTGCGCAGGCGCGTGTTGGCTTGGTTGCCGTTTGCCGACTATTTGGCGCTATGCTGGTATGAGGTAGGTGCTAAGTTGTATCGGCTACCGGCCTATAAAGAGGCGGCTAATCAGCTTTTTGAACAGCTGGCGGCGCAAAGGCGAGGCTAA
- a CDS encoding peptidoglycan binding protein CsiV: protein MKNHSCHPPGWLARYTKQSLWALLLISLSQPVLAKRLYDVELIVFKRNQNPASVEESWPTQADATSVSRAIPVTNNSALQNAGLTPLPPSQWQLTNAYNKLSNHAGFTPMVHVAWRQDDSGRAALPLLRVSAGKDYRDRFNPDGTPVTAQPTSSSNTASDSEQAWDEQALETTPPRQPLYELDGTLRVYVQHYLFVEANMVLREPSERRALVEDVINMPLQTTDAQQGASSQTDNVQVAGLEKVEKQYHIERFLQPYAFTHKRRMRSGETHYLDNPMMGMIIQVRKVQDQ, encoded by the coding sequence GTGAAAAATCATTCATGTCACCCACCAGGCTGGCTAGCACGCTATACCAAGCAGAGCCTTTGGGCGTTGCTACTGATCTCACTTAGCCAACCGGTTTTAGCTAAGCGACTTTATGATGTGGAATTGATTGTGTTTAAACGCAATCAAAACCCGGCCAGTGTCGAAGAAAGCTGGCCCACTCAAGCGGATGCCACGTCGGTCAGCCGTGCTATTCCCGTCACTAACAATAGCGCGCTACAAAATGCGGGACTCACCCCGCTGCCACCCAGCCAATGGCAGCTGACCAATGCTTACAACAAACTCTCTAACCATGCGGGCTTTACGCCCATGGTGCATGTTGCATGGCGTCAAGATGACAGTGGCCGAGCTGCTCTGCCTTTGCTGCGTGTCAGTGCCGGAAAAGACTACCGCGACCGTTTTAACCCAGACGGCACGCCGGTGACAGCGCAACCCACCTCGTCAAGCAACACGGCGTCAGATAGCGAACAAGCGTGGGACGAGCAGGCACTGGAAACGACGCCTCCTCGCCAACCCCTCTATGAGCTAGATGGCACACTGCGCGTCTACGTCCAGCATTACTTGTTCGTCGAAGCCAACATGGTGCTACGAGAGCCAAGCGAGCGGCGCGCACTGGTTGAGGACGTGATCAATATGCCACTGCAAACCACAGATGCGCAGCAAGGTGCCTCATCACAGACAGATAACGTGCAAGTTGCAGGCCTAGAAAAGGTCGAGAAGCAGTACCACATTGAGCGCTTTTTGCAGCCTTACGCGTTCACGCACAAACGACGGATGCGCAGTGGCGAAACCCACTATTTGGATAATCCCATGATGGGCATGATTATTCAGGTGCGTAAAGTTCAGGATCAATAA
- a CDS encoding DUF1425 domain-containing protein has translation MGKWLCLLATLSLLAGCATGQPSLSITPGQSVVYSDNTLAQVLDVKRRACAGAKTIQQTCLTLINRSQHSQWMRYRFYWYDKQGLQVEASPSEWQRISLPAKASKRINTRVPTASATQYRMVIVH, from the coding sequence ATGGGTAAATGGCTGTGTTTGCTGGCAACCCTTAGCCTGTTGGCTGGATGTGCCACCGGCCAGCCATCGCTTTCTATCACGCCAGGACAATCTGTGGTTTATTCGGATAATACACTGGCGCAGGTACTCGACGTTAAACGGCGGGCGTGTGCCGGTGCGAAGACCATACAACAAACCTGTTTAACGCTGATCAACCGTAGCCAGCATTCCCAGTGGATGCGTTACCGCTTTTATTGGTACGACAAACAAGGGCTGCAAGTGGAGGCCTCGCCGTCTGAGTGGCAGCGTATTTCGTTGCCTGCGAAGGCCTCTAAACGTATCAATACTCGGGTGCCGACCGCGAGCGCGACCCAGTACCGCATGGTGATTGTTCACTAG
- the hinT gene encoding purine nucleoside phosphoramidase: MAEETIFSKIIRKEIPADVLYQDELVTAFRDINPRAPVHILVVPNKLIPTTNDVDTDDELALGRMITVAKKLAADEGIAEDGYRLIMNCNQHGGQEVYHIHMHLVGGRALGPMVVG, translated from the coding sequence ATGGCGGAAGAAACAATTTTTAGCAAAATCATTCGTAAAGAAATCCCCGCGGATGTTTTGTATCAGGATGAACTCGTGACCGCCTTTCGCGATATCAACCCGCGTGCCCCTGTGCATATCTTGGTGGTGCCCAATAAGTTGATTCCGACCACTAACGATGTGGATACCGATGATGAGCTTGCGCTGGGACGTATGATTACGGTGGCGAAAAAATTAGCCGCTGACGAAGGGATTGCCGAAGACGGTTACCGCTTGATCATGAATTGCAACCAGCATGGTGGGCAAGAGGTTTACCACATTCATATGCATCTAGTTGGTGGCCGGGCGTTGGGGCCGATGGTGGTCGGCTAG
- a CDS encoding NAD(P)/FAD-dependent oxidoreductase, producing MTKIIVVGGGAGGLELATKLGRTLGRKRRAEITLVDKNSSHLWKPLLHEVATGSMDEGVDALSYRAHAKNHGFDFQMGTLWDIDRDQKVITLAPMYDENNELLMPERELEYDILVMAIGSTSNDFNTPGVRDNCIFLDNPKQAHRFRREMNNEFMRLHAKHGDGSVDIAIVGAGATGVELSAELHNAIKELRNYGFRDLENSKLNVTLVEAGERILPALPPRISSAAHQELLKLGVKVKTNTFVTKADEEGLETKEGERIHADIMVWAAGIKAPDFLKDIAGLETNRINQLEVNNTLQTTRDENIFVIGDCAACTQEDGSKVPPRAQSAHQMASRCFSNIVAKLNGRELKPYVFKDHGSLVSLSRFSTVGSLMGNLTKGSMMIEGRIARMVYISLYRMHQIALHGYVKTGLMMLVGRINRVLRPSLKLH from the coding sequence GTGACCAAAATTATCGTTGTCGGTGGCGGTGCAGGCGGGCTTGAGCTTGCAACCAAGCTGGGCCGCACGTTAGGCCGCAAACGTCGTGCAGAGATCACCTTGGTGGATAAAAACAGTAGCCATTTGTGGAAGCCATTGCTGCATGAAGTGGCAACCGGTTCAATGGACGAGGGTGTCGATGCACTGAGCTATCGTGCCCACGCTAAAAACCATGGCTTTGATTTCCAAATGGGCACGCTATGGGACATTGACCGTGACCAGAAAGTGATCACGCTCGCGCCCATGTATGATGAAAACAATGAGCTGTTGATGCCTGAGCGTGAGCTGGAATACGACATCCTAGTGATGGCGATTGGCTCAACGTCGAACGATTTCAACACGCCAGGGGTACGGGATAATTGTATTTTCCTCGACAACCCCAAGCAGGCGCATCGTTTCCGTCGTGAGATGAATAACGAGTTTATGCGCCTACACGCGAAACACGGTGACGGCAGTGTGGATATTGCCATTGTCGGTGCGGGCGCGACAGGGGTGGAGCTGTCTGCCGAACTACACAATGCGATTAAAGAGTTGCGTAATTATGGTTTCCGTGACTTAGAGAACTCAAAACTGAACGTGACCTTGGTTGAAGCCGGTGAGCGGATCTTGCCTGCGCTGCCGCCACGTATTTCCAGTGCCGCACACCAGGAGTTATTGAAGCTGGGTGTGAAGGTAAAAACCAATACCTTTGTCACCAAGGCCGATGAGGAAGGGTTGGAAACCAAAGAAGGCGAGCGAATCCATGCTGATATTATGGTGTGGGCGGCAGGCATTAAAGCCCCTGACTTTTTGAAAGATATTGCCGGTTTAGAAACCAACCGTATCAATCAGCTCGAAGTAAACAACACTCTGCAGACCACCCGTGACGAGAACATCTTTGTGATCGGTGACTGCGCGGCGTGCACGCAAGAAGACGGCAGCAAAGTACCGCCGCGTGCACAATCTGCGCATCAGATGGCCAGTCGCTGTTTTAGTAACATTGTGGCGAAGTTGAATGGGCGTGAACTCAAACCATATGTGTTTAAAGATCACGGTTCTTTAGTCTCACTCAGCCGCTTTTCTACCGTGGGTAGCTTGATGGGCAACCTGACTAAAGGCTCGATGATGATTGAGGGCCGGATTGCTCGCATGGTTTATATCTCCCTATACCGGATGCACCAAATTGCCTTGCACGGTTATGTCAAAACCGGTTTGATGATGCTGGTTGGGCGGATTAACCGCGTGTTGCGTCCAAGTCTAAAGTTGCACTAA
- the mfd gene encoding transcription-repair coupling factor translates to MTQQPLYAFTLPSGPGDVKHLGNLSGAALPLAIATLTQQHAGPVFLLVPDNQTAVRLQPAIRQFTQGHCDLFPDWETLPYDSFSPHQDIISARLSCLYQLPHQQDGVLIAPASTALQRVTPRHFLHQHALMVKKGDILSLEKLRDQLTDAGYRHVDQVMEHGEFASRGSILDLFPMGSDEPYRIDFFDDEVDTIRQFDPENQRSTGELEHIQLLPAHEFPTDDAAVEYFRGRFREHFEARREPESIYQQVSKKTWPAGIEYWLPLFFEQTETLFDYLPDNTLVLSVGDMESAIDHFQADVANRYDQRRVDPLRPLLPPDALWLSKESLFTTLKHYPRLKLESDTVTEKTGRENLDITSLPTLTVNHQAKEPLAALRQFSEQFDGDIIFSVESEGRREALLDLLAQAKIRPMVANGLPEALSQPGRFGLIIGPVDQGFIDNSRQFALICESDMFGERAVQQRRRDKRKQSVSTDAVIRSLAELKPGQPVVHLEHGIGRYQGLQTLEAGGLKTEYMTLEYQQGAKLYVPVGALHLISRYSGGAEESAPVHKLGGEAWEKARRRAAEKVRDVAAELLDVYAKRETKPGFAFSHDKDAYRAFRATFPFEETSDQSQAINAVLSDMCRPIAMDRLVCGDVGFGKTEVAMRAAFLAVNNSKQVAVLVPTTLLAQQHFENFRDRFANLPVRVEVLSRFKSAKEQKAILADCEAGKVDILIGTHKLLQSDVKLRDLGLLIVDEEHRFGVRQKEKIKAMRANVDILTLTATPIPRTLNMAMSGMRDLSIIATPPSRRLAVKTFVREREDSLIKESLLREIMRGGQVYFLHNDIETIEKTANEISEMIPEARVTVAHGQMRERELEKIMSDFYHQRYNVLVCTTIIETGIDIPSANTIIIDRADHFGLAQLHQLRGRVGRSHHQAYAYLLTPHPKRMTKDAAKRLDAIASLEDLGAGFTLATQDLEIRGAGELLGDEQSGQIQSVGFTLYMDMLEQAVEALKEGKEPSLDVLLNEQTDIELRLPALLPDDYIPDINMRLSMYKRIASAKSNDDINELQVELIDRFGLLPDATKNLLHIQQLKIRAAALGVKKIEASDRGGMVEFHEDAQIDPGFLVGLLQSRPDKYKFDGPTKIKFIESLTDRRERMNFIDELLTQFASHQLVA, encoded by the coding sequence ATGACCCAACAACCGCTCTATGCTTTTACGCTGCCCTCAGGGCCAGGCGATGTTAAACATCTCGGTAATCTATCAGGGGCTGCATTACCGCTAGCCATTGCCACGCTCACGCAGCAACACGCCGGCCCGGTGTTTCTTTTGGTGCCCGACAACCAAACCGCCGTGCGTTTGCAGCCCGCCATTCGCCAATTTACTCAAGGCCATTGCGACCTCTTTCCTGACTGGGAAACCCTGCCCTACGACAGTTTCTCCCCCCATCAGGATATTATTTCCGCGCGTTTGTCGTGCTTGTATCAGCTCCCTCATCAACAAGACGGGGTACTCATTGCGCCAGCGAGCACCGCATTACAGCGCGTGACACCGCGACATTTTCTCCATCAACATGCCTTAATGGTGAAAAAAGGCGATATCTTATCGCTAGAAAAACTGCGCGATCAGCTCACCGATGCGGGCTACCGTCATGTTGATCAAGTGATGGAGCATGGCGAGTTTGCCAGCCGAGGTTCGATCCTCGACCTGTTCCCAATGGGCAGTGACGAACCTTATCGTATTGATTTTTTCGACGATGAAGTCGACACCATTCGTCAATTTGACCCGGAAAACCAACGCTCAACCGGAGAGCTGGAACACATCCAGCTGTTGCCGGCGCATGAATTCCCCACCGATGACGCCGCGGTGGAGTACTTTCGTGGCCGGTTTCGCGAGCATTTTGAAGCGCGCCGAGAGCCAGAATCCATTTACCAGCAGGTAAGTAAAAAAACCTGGCCGGCCGGGATTGAATACTGGCTGCCGCTGTTTTTTGAACAAACAGAAACCTTGTTTGATTATTTGCCTGACAATACATTGGTGTTATCGGTCGGCGATATGGAAAGCGCTATTGATCATTTCCAAGCCGATGTGGCAAACCGTTATGATCAGCGTCGCGTCGATCCGCTTCGACCGCTGCTCCCCCCCGATGCGCTCTGGTTAAGCAAAGAGTCCCTGTTTACTACGCTTAAGCACTACCCACGCTTAAAGCTAGAAAGTGACACTGTCACTGAAAAAACAGGACGAGAAAACCTCGATATTACGTCGCTACCAACGTTGACGGTCAATCATCAAGCCAAAGAGCCCCTTGCGGCGCTGCGCCAGTTCAGCGAGCAATTTGACGGCGACATCATTTTCTCAGTTGAGTCTGAAGGGCGACGCGAAGCGCTACTCGATCTCCTCGCCCAAGCCAAAATCCGCCCGATGGTAGCTAATGGCCTGCCCGAAGCCTTGTCGCAACCCGGTCGATTTGGCCTAATCATTGGGCCCGTTGACCAAGGCTTTATTGACAACAGCCGCCAGTTTGCGCTGATTTGTGAAAGCGATATGTTTGGCGAGCGCGCGGTACAGCAACGCCGCCGCGACAAACGAAAGCAGAGTGTCAGTACAGATGCGGTGATCAGAAGCTTGGCCGAACTAAAACCTGGCCAACCCGTTGTACATCTCGAGCATGGTATTGGACGCTACCAAGGCTTACAAACCCTGGAAGCTGGCGGGCTCAAAACCGAATATATGACGCTGGAATACCAACAGGGCGCTAAGTTATATGTGCCGGTGGGCGCACTACACTTGATTAGCCGCTACTCTGGTGGCGCGGAAGAAAGCGCGCCTGTGCATAAACTTGGCGGCGAGGCGTGGGAAAAAGCACGCCGCCGCGCCGCAGAAAAGGTGCGCGATGTCGCCGCCGAGCTGCTTGATGTTTATGCCAAGCGAGAAACCAAACCTGGCTTTGCCTTTAGCCATGACAAAGACGCCTATCGCGCCTTCCGGGCGACTTTCCCGTTTGAAGAAACCAGTGATCAATCACAAGCTATCAACGCGGTGCTGTCGGATATGTGTCGTCCCATTGCCATGGATCGCTTGGTGTGTGGCGATGTTGGCTTTGGTAAAACCGAAGTGGCCATGCGTGCCGCCTTCTTGGCGGTTAATAACAGCAAGCAAGTTGCCGTATTAGTCCCCACCACCCTGCTGGCGCAACAGCATTTCGAGAATTTCCGTGACCGCTTCGCTAACCTTCCTGTCCGTGTGGAGGTGTTGTCACGCTTTAAGTCAGCAAAAGAGCAAAAAGCGATTTTGGCCGATTGTGAAGCGGGTAAAGTGGACATTCTCATCGGCACCCATAAGTTACTGCAATCGGATGTGAAGCTGCGCGACCTCGGTTTATTGATTGTTGATGAGGAGCACCGCTTTGGGGTTCGCCAGAAAGAGAAAATTAAGGCGATGCGCGCCAATGTGGATATTCTCACCTTAACCGCCACGCCGATCCCCAGAACACTGAATATGGCGATGAGCGGCATGCGCGATCTTTCGATTATCGCCACCCCACCGTCGCGCCGCCTCGCGGTGAAAACCTTTGTCCGTGAACGCGAAGACAGCCTGATTAAAGAGTCACTTCTGCGTGAAATCATGCGCGGTGGCCAAGTGTACTTTTTACACAATGACATCGAAACCATAGAAAAAACGGCCAATGAAATCAGTGAAATGATCCCAGAAGCTCGCGTGACCGTGGCCCATGGCCAAATGCGCGAACGTGAGCTAGAAAAGATCATGAGCGATTTCTACCATCAACGATACAACGTGCTGGTATGTACCACCATTATCGAAACCGGTATCGATATTCCCTCAGCCAACACCATTATTATTGATCGCGCCGACCACTTTGGTCTTGCGCAACTCCACCAGCTGCGCGGTCGAGTGGGTCGTTCGCACCATCAAGCCTATGCGTATCTGTTGACCCCCCATCCTAAACGGATGACCAAAGATGCGGCAAAACGGCTGGACGCCATTGCCTCGCTCGAAGATCTCGGTGCCGGCTTTACCCTTGCGACTCAAGACTTGGAGATACGCGGCGCCGGCGAGCTACTCGGTGACGAGCAAAGTGGTCAAATCCAATCGGTTGGTTTCACCCTATACATGGACATGCTTGAGCAGGCCGTCGAGGCATTGAAAGAAGGAAAAGAGCCGAGCTTAGATGTATTGCTGAATGAACAAACCGACATTGAGCTACGCCTGCCTGCGCTGTTACCAGATGACTACATTCCCGATATCAATATGCGTTTATCGATGTATAAACGCATTGCCAGCGCCAAGTCCAATGATGATATCAATGAGCTGCAAGTTGAGCTAATAGACCGCTTTGGCCTGCTGCCTGACGCTACCAAGAATCTGCTTCATATCCAGCAATTAAAAATACGTGCTGCCGCATTAGGGGTGAAAAAGATCGAAGCCAGTGATCGTGGCGGCATGGTCGAGTTTCACGAGGACGCGCAAATTGATCCCGGATTCTTGGTCGGGCTGTTACAATCGCGGCCAGACAAGTATAAATTTGACGGGCCAACCAAAATTAAGTTTATCGAAAGTCTCACCGATCGACGGGAGCGGATGAACTTTATTGATGAGCTGTTGACTCAATTTGCAAGTCACCAACTGGTCGCATAA
- a CDS encoding DUF6279 family lipoprotein, producing the protein MVKQGCRTGWLAGCLLLLVGCTTELAYNTLPFWIHYYIDDIVNLRPEQSRQVKADLDKIQQWHRTHELPAIAERLGLIATQSTERQTMAQLRDHQEAVKERIRTTLKAFIPATARLLDSFDDEQAQALTQWMEEEIEQATQRRAKRSEDEQFAYQRDDLEEDTEEWVGDTDRDQQPLFAEMAQYQQAAMPTFRHVREQLVSRLFNIINNRQSIDTEAALSQWVDDVVAWRAGPETETEMAIYRSRRLDWLLRLDRSLDDAQRNRLVESLNEWQTRLRDMSR; encoded by the coding sequence ATGGTCAAACAAGGTTGTCGAACAGGGTGGTTAGCTGGCTGTTTGCTCTTGCTGGTGGGCTGTACCACAGAGCTGGCCTATAACACCTTGCCGTTTTGGATTCATTACTACATTGACGATATTGTTAATTTGCGCCCCGAGCAGTCCCGCCAAGTCAAAGCCGATCTCGATAAGATTCAACAATGGCACCGCACTCACGAATTACCGGCGATTGCCGAGCGCTTAGGACTGATCGCCACACAAAGTACCGAGCGGCAGACGATGGCGCAGTTGCGCGACCATCAAGAGGCGGTGAAAGAGAGAATTCGTACAACGCTAAAGGCGTTTATACCCGCCACCGCACGTTTACTGGATAGCTTTGACGATGAGCAAGCGCAAGCACTGACGCAGTGGATGGAAGAGGAAATTGAACAAGCCACCCAGCGTCGTGCCAAGCGTTCGGAAGATGAACAGTTTGCCTATCAGCGGGATGACTTAGAGGAAGATACCGAAGAGTGGGTGGGTGATACCGACCGCGATCAGCAGCCGCTGTTCGCCGAAATGGCGCAATACCAACAAGCGGCGATGCCGACATTCCGTCATGTACGCGAGCAGTTAGTCAGCCGTCTGTTCAACATTATCAATAACAGACAATCGATTGATACCGAAGCGGCGTTGTCGCAATGGGTAGACGATGTGGTGGCGTGGCGAGCCGGACCAGAGACCGAAACCGAAATGGCGATATATCGTTCGCGGCGGCTTGATTGGCTGTTGCGCCTGGATCGCAGTTTAGATGACGCGCAACGCAACCGCTTAGTCGAGAGCCTCAATGAGTGGCAAACGCGTCTTCGCGACATGAGCCGTTGA